ATCTGATACCTTATTAAAATCGAAAGGTTTTCTGCCAACTTCTTATTCCAATCGGCCATTAAATTAAAGGCTAGCCATTCTTGCCTTACTTTTTTACCAATTTCGACCCCATAATTGCTAGGTACATTTTGATACAAATTGGTATCTGTCACAAAAGTCCATCTTGGAGAAAAAGGAGAAAGCCGAAGTGCAAATGCAGCATTTGGCTTATACTCTATCCCCAAACCAGTCGTGAGAAAACCTGGATTTAAAAATTTAGAAATCAATATTCGCTCAGGTCCGCCAAAGTCATAACCTGGAGCAAATTGGGTAAGAAAATTAACTGCGAAATAGTAATTCCACTTGTCATTTATTTTATAGCCCACCTTGGAATCTAAAAACAAACGATCATTGGATTTTCGAGCTTCTTCTCCTTGGTTTTTGACAATACCATAAATAAAGTCCATGGTATTGTCCCAAGTCCAATTTTCCTTGGAATAATTAGCTCTTCCCTGGAGGTAAAGCCCCAAGGCAACAGAATTAACGCCACCACCCTTCCAATTTCCAGAGAAAGAGGCTTGGTTGAAATTAATACCTCCACCCAATTCTTTCAACCAAAAGGTAGTGTCCTGTTTAGTTTCATTCTGTGCAAAAACAATGTTTAAACAGAATAAAAATGCGATTGATAAAAATACTTTCTTCATCGAACAATTAATTAAGACATAATAAGTAAAGAACCAGATCAAAAATCCAATCCTATTGGAATACTAAATCGATCAGTAATTAAAATGGATTATTCTACCAACTTAACAGACTGAACAGTTTCTAAATCCAAATTGAAGAACTCTTGATGCACATTAAATACTGACTCACCCTCGGCTGGGGATTTGGCAAGGTAACTTCCATCCTCCTGCATGACATAGGCATTGAAGTTATCTTTCAAGTTAAACGCCAATATATTCATCAATTGCTTTTCCAAAAGTGGAGATTCGACCTTAAATAAAGACTCTAGTCGCTTATCAAAACTTCTTACCATCATATCGGCACTGCCTGAATAAGTCCGTGTATTTCCGTTGTTATGGAAATGGTAGATTCGACTATGCTCTAGAAAATCTCCAACAATGGAAATGACTTCAATATTCTCACTCAGACCTTGTCTGCCTGGTCTTAAACAACAAATTCCTCTAACGATCAATTTGATTTTTACCCCAGACTGAGAGGCTCGATACAAGGCATAAATAATCTCTGAATCTTCTAAGGAATTAACCTTGATAAATATCCCGGAAGGAAGACCATTTCGAGCATTATCTGCCTCCTGCTCTATAAACTCAATCAGTTGGTTGCGCATATCGCGAGGAGCAGTAATCAGATTTTGATAATCACTAGGCACTGAATGGCCTGTGATAACATTGAAGAATTCCGAAACGTCGTTAGCCAAAGTCTCATTGGTTGTCAACAAACCGATATCCGTATAAAGTCGGGCTGTATCCTCGTTGTAATTTCCTGAACCCAAATGCACATATCGGGTGATTTCCTGATCATCCTTTTTAACAATGAGAAGAAGCTTGGTATGCGTTTTAAGGTTAGAAATTCCATAAATCACAAAGCAACCTGCTTTTTGAAGTCTTTTGGCTTCCCGAATATTATTTTCTTCATCGAATCGGGCTTTAACCTCAAATAACACAGATACGTGCTTTCCATTTTCAGCGGCTCTCAAAAGTGCACGGGTAATTCTACTATCCTTTGCCAAGCGATAGATGGTCATTTTGATCGCCATCACATCGGGATCTTCGGCGGCTTTCTCAATCAAATCCAAAATGGAATCGATGTTATTGTAAGGATGGTGAAGTAATATGTCCTTCTCCTTAAGAATATCGAAGATTTCTGCTCTACCCTCTTCCGAATAAGATATTGGTTTAACTGGATCAGGCACCTGTGGCAATCGATCTCTAAATCGTTTGTTACCAACGATCTGCCATAACCCAGTAAAATCGATCATACTTGATCTTTTTACCAAAAAAACAGAATCAGTTCTGAGGTTCCACCGTTCCAAAAGGGAATTGAGCATCCATTTGGAATATCCCTCTTCTATTTCAATTTTAACTACGCGACCTGTCTTCCTTTCCATCAGCTTTCGCTTCACTTCTTCTAGGAAGTTCGCGTCCATATCCTCACTTTCCTCAAGTGTAAAATCACCATTTCGAGTGATTCTAAATAGACTAACAGATTCGATTTCTACATTTCTAAAAAGCGAAATAAGATTCTCTCGAATCACCTCTTCGATGGGAATGAGAGTCAATGAATTTTCCCGTTCGATTTCAAAAAAGCGTGGAATATTTGCAGGGATCTGAACAAAGCTCATTTTTCGCATGTCCTTTCTTTCGCCGGGACTTGTGGTGACCACACCAAAGACCAAAAGCTTGTTCATCAAAATAGGAAAGGTTCGATATCCATCATAGACCATTGGAGTCAACATGGGATAAATCGCCTTCATAAAATATTGCTTCACCTTCTCCTGCTCTTCCGCAGTCAGTTTCGAAACATTGACCAAGGAAATCCCTTCCTGATGCAATTCAGGCAGAATGACTTGGGTAAAATGATCATGCTGATCCAAATGAAATCGCTGACAATCCTTCATCAGCTTTTCTTTAAATGGCTCTTCACGTAATCCAGAATAGTCGACCCGCTCCTTATCGTAATCCAAATAATTGTACAACGAGCCCACCCGAATCATAAAAAACTCATCCAAATTGGAAGCTGTGATTGCCAAAAACTTAAGTTTCTCAAAAATGGTGCGATGGGCCTTTTTTGATTGATCTAAAACCCGCTCGTTAAATTTTACCCAACTTAAATCTCTACTGACTAAATCACTCTTTTGGATGACTGATTCGTATTTATCTCCCACGGCCAGTTTCATAAGCTTCAAAATTCAAAATCAAATTTATTCTGTGTTCAATGTAATCTAAAAAAAGGGGCCAAAAGCCCCTTTTCATCAAGTATCAATCTTGGCGTATTTGGCATTTCGTTCGATGAAGTCTCGTCGAGGAGCCACCTCATCCCCCATCAGCATGCTAAATAAGTGATCTGCTTCTGCTGCAGAATCAATGGTTACCTGCTTAAGTGTCCGAGTGCTAGGATCCATGGTTGTAGCCCAAAGCTGCTCCGGGTTCATCTCACCAAGACCTTTATATCGTTGTATGTTCACACTATCTTCTTTCCCATCTTTGGCCATATCCGCAATGAGTAACTTTCGCTCTTCTTCAGTCCAGCAGTATCGCTCGTCTTTACCTCTTTTCAATAAATACAAAGGAGGAAGGGCAATGTAAACATATCCTCTTTCGATCAAAGGCCGCATGTATCGGAAGAAAAGCGTCAAAATCAAGGTACGAATATGTGATCCGTCAATATCAGCATCCGTCATGATGATGATTTTATGATAACGAAGACCTGCTAGATCCAATTCTTTATCATCGTTTACCGTCCCAAATTTTACTCCGAGGGCAGTAAGGATATTTTTTATTTCATCATTATCGTAAATCTTGTGCTCGTGGGCTTTTTCGACATTCAAGATTTTCCCTTTCAATGGCAGAATCGCTTGGAAGTCACGATCTCGACCTTGCTTAGCAGATCCACCAGCCGAATCCCCTTCCACTAAATACAATTCACACACTGTAGGATCAGAGTTTGCGCAGTCAGCTAACTTTCCTGGAAGTCCTCCACCACCAAGGACATTTTTCCGCTGAACCATTTCTCTAGCTTTTCGAGCTGCGTGTCTAGCCTGAGCGGCCAAAATAACTTTACCAACTATGGTTTTTGCCTCACGAGGATGCTCTTCAAGCCAAGTTTGTAAAACTTCGGAAACTGCGGAATCGACAAAGCCAACTACGTCCGAGTTTCCCAATTTAGTTTTAGTTTGACCTTCAAATTGAGGCTCGGCAACTTTTACCGAAATAACTGCGGTCAACCCTTCTCGAAAGTCATCACCGGAAACCTCGATCTTAAGCTTGTCCAGCATCCCTGATTTATCAGCATAGGCTTTCAGAGTTCTAGTTAGAGCTCTTCTGAATCCAGTCACGTGAGTCCCACCCTCATAAGTATTGATGGTGTTGACATACGAAACCACATTTTCAGTGTAAGAGCTATTGTAATTCATAGCTACCTGCACAGGAACCTCCTGATTTAGGGATTCAATGTAGATTGGTTCTTCAATGATTTTCTCTCTGGTTTCGTCTAAGTATTGGACAAACTCCACTAATCCACCTTCGGAGAAAAACTCGTCAGACTTTGGTTTTCCTTCTTCGTCAAGATCTCTTAAATCGCTTAAGAAAATCCGAATTCCAGCATTTAGGTAGGCCATTTCGCGAAGGCGATTCGCGATGGTTTCATATTTATACTCGGTTATTGTAAAAATGCTGCCGTCAGGCTTGAAATGGATAATGGTTCCTCTCTTTTCTGTTTTACCTATTTCCCTAGCTGGATATTGCGGTACACCAATTTTGAATTCCTGCTCGGTAATGACTCCATTTCGATGAACAGTAGCTTTCAGATCGGTGGAAAGTGCATTGACGCAAGAAACACCAACACCATGAAGACCACCGGAAACTTTGTAAGTATCCTTATCGAATTTTCCACCTGCGTGTAGTACGGTCAAAACAACTTCTAGCGCTGATTTCTTTTCCTTTGGGTGCATATCGGTAGGAATTCCTCGACCATTATCCTCGACAGTGATCGAATTATCCTCATGAACAGTGACGTAAATGGTATCACAATGACCCGCTAGCGCTTCGTCAATTGAATTGTCAACTACTTCCCAGATTAAGTGATGGAGACCTTTAATTCCTACATCTCCGATATACATGGCAGGTCGCTTTCTAACCGCCTCTAATCCTTCTAATACCTGGATATTCCCAGCTCCATATTCAGCTGGATTCTTGGTTTGGTCTTCAATCATATAGTTTTTGAAAAAGTCTCAAAATAGACTTAATAAGGTGATGATTTTCTGAAATAATACCCTGCAAGTTACTCAAAAAATAGATAAGTACAGCAGAATAACCAATTGTAAGAACTTGTAAATGCTAAATTTATGAATTTTGTTTTTAAGTAATTTTTAGAATAAAATTTTGTATTTTTTTGTTTAAGAAAAATTTTTTTTTAACAACTTATTTATAAAATTTTACTATTTATACCACATTTTCAGCTATTTATATTTTAGTGTTTAACTTTTGATTTGTTTATTTAAACATTTTTTATTTGGTTAGACTTATTGCCATATTAAGTATTATCAATTAAACCTTAAATCAACCCTTATGAATTTCACCCTAACATCGGAGCTAGTAGGACTAGACCGAATCATCAACAGCGATCCCATCGCTATCACCTTCTTTATTGGCTACATGGCCATGTTTGCTTCTTCAGTCTTCTTTTTCATGGAAAGAGGTTCTGTAGATGGTAAGTGGAAATTATCCCTCTTGGTCTCTGGACTAATCACAGGGATTGCCGCAGTTCACTATTATTACATGAGAGACTTCTACCTTCAAACTGGGGCTAGTCCAACTGCATTTAGATATGTAGACTGGACCTTAACAGTACCTTTGATGTGTGTTGAATTCTACCTCCTGACTAAGCCTTTTGGAGCTAAAGGAGGAACCCTATTTAAGTTAATTGTTGCTTCATTAGTGATGTTGGTAACAGGGTACATTGGAGAAACTTCTGGAGTCGAAAGCAATATGATGTGGGGTATATTTTCAACCCTCGGCTACCTTTATATTGTTTATGAGGTGTTTGCCGGCGATGTTGCAAAACTTTCTAAAGATTCAAATAGTCCAGCATTGGGTCGAGCAATGTTCTTACTTAAAATCTTTATTACTCTAGGTTGGTCTATTTATCCAATAGGCTACATGGTATTGCCAGGTAACCTACTATCAGGCGCTTTTGAAGTAAGTTCAATTGATCTGTTTTATAACCTTGCAGACGCAATTAACAAAATCGGATTTGGGCTAGTGATTTATTCAGTAGCTGTAGCTGAATCTTCAAAGAAATAATTTAAAACTTCCAAAGAGTTGCCCAAAGTTTTTGGGCAACTCTTTTTATCTATGGAAACCTACGATTTCGTTTTTGTTGGAGCAGGATGTGCTGGATTAAGCATGATTCATTATTTACTTAAGAGTAAAATGAAAAATGCAAAAATTCTAATCCTAGAACCTAACCCTGAAATCCCAAATAAAACTTGGTGTTATTGGAGTGAGGTTCCATTTGATATTCACCCCCCTGAAAATATTATTTCATGGGATTCATTTAATTTCATTTCAAAAGATAAGAAGCTTAAGAAATCATTAGGAAAGCTCAAATATTATTATCTTAAATCTTCAGATTTCTTTTCTTCAATTCTAAATGAAATATCTAAGGCAAAAAACATCACAAAATTAGAGGAAAAAGTAAATCAAATTACATCAGAAGGACTCTATAATAAAGTCGAAACCTCTAGTGGAAATCAATTTTTAGCCAAAACTATATTTGATTCACGTATTGAAGAACCATTATCCCCAACGATACTTAAACAGGTATTTCTAGGGTGGAAAATAAAGACCACAAACTCATGTTTTGATACAGATGGAGTAACACTTATGAACTTTATTGAATCAAAAAATAAGTTCGATTTTTTTTATATTTTACCATTTTCTGAAACAGAAGCCCTTGTCGAATACACCGCATATTCGAAAGAATCTATCAATTACGATATCCTTGAAACCAAGCTTTTAGAATATCTTAAATCGAATTTCCAAATATCAAGTTATGAAATAAGTTACTCTGAATTTGGTTCAATCCCAATGACCACGACCTTAAGTCAAAAACAAATTAATCCTTCAATAATTAAGATAGGTACTGGTGCAGGATGGATAAAAGCTTCAACTGGATATGGATTTTCGTCAATTCAAAAAAAATGTAAATCGATCATTGATCAATTGGAAAAGGGAAAAATGATCCAAATTTCCCGTTCAACTCGTTTTGATTTTTATGATAATATTCTTTTAAACATAGCTCATAAATGGCCTCAAAAACTCCAATCAATATTCATGAATCTTTTTGAAACATCTTCTGCGCAAGATGTCCTTCAATTTTTAAGTGAAGAAACTACTATCAAGGAGGAGATTCAGATCCTTCAAAAAGTAAAATTCAGACCCTTCATAAAGAGTTTATTGAATTATGAAAGACATTGAGAACGTAGGTAAGTTGATAGGAATTTGTATTTGTTCTCTATTCATTTTAATTCCTGAAATCCATCAAGGTCTAGAATTTGGCATTTTTGGATTAATATTAATAACGATCGGAATACCTCATGGAGCAATTGATCACTTAATTACAAATAACAAAAGCTCATCTAAAAAATTTCTACACTTTTTATTTAATTATTTGGGAATGATCATCTTATATATCATATTTTGGATAATCACTCCAAAATTAGCTTTTATCATTTTTATAATTATGTCTTCCTATCACTTTGGACAAACTCATTTTTTTGAAGAAATAATAACATATCGATCATGGCTAAAATTTATCCTTTCAGGTGCTTATTTTTTAGCTTTGATTCTATTTGGAAATTTCCAAGAAACGAGAGAGATTATCGCTCCTATTTTTGATCTTTCCATAAATAAGGAATCACAAATTTTTATCCTTACAATTTTAGCAGTAATTTATTTACTTTTTCAATTTTCAATGAGACCTATATTCCCGACAAGAAAAATCATCGAATTTCTTTTACTCAGCTTTTGCCTATATAACAGCCCTCTTTTGATAAGTTTTATAGTCTATTTCGGATTTTGGCATGCTTTACCCAGCATGAAAATAGAGTATGAATACCTTTCTAAAAGTTTGAATATCAAAAAAATCACCACATTTATAAAATTGTTAATTCCATTCTCAATAATTAGTCTAGTAGGCATCGGTATGGTTTTAGTATTTGGAATGAAATATTTTGAAACTGAAAAATTAATTTTTATCTTTTTTATATTAGTTTCATTAATCTCATTTCCACATATAATATATATGGATAGGTTTTTAAGGAATACAAATCAAAATTGACCCGTACTCAACATAACTAAGTTACAGGCTGGTAATACCTCAATTCCTGCTTCTTTTGCTTGAGCGTAAAACTGGGGATTTTCGGTTCCTGGATTAAAAATAATACGGGATGGATGCAAGCTGATGAGATAATCAATCCATTCCAGTTGATTTTCTGGGCCGATGTAAAGGGTGATGGTGTGAATATCCTTGAGGTTAGGTTTATCCCTCAGATTTAATATTTCTTTCCCAAAAACTTTCCCTTTTTTGATGCCGATAGGGACAAAATCAAAACCTCTTTCATGAAGCATCTGTGCGGCAAGAAAAGCATATCGGGATGGATTTTCAGTCGCTCCCACCAATAACGTTTTTTTGGTGCCTGATTTAACGACTTCCATAGACCCGATCTCGATCAAAGGTATCCATGTGACGATGTTTTTTGCTTTCGTAAATATCCGCCAAGGTGATCATAATCCCCGTTTCCTCCACTTCTCCAAACTCGTCATTCAAGGCAGTCCCAAAAGTCTTCATGGTTGGAGATAAATTCATATAGGTATTGATCAAAGGAGGAATATTTTCCCCCAAGGAACGGATTTTCCCATTCAGCAATTTATAGCCCTCTTTGTAATCCAAATTTTCAAATGGATTCGGCTTTGAAAGAATATCCGTTTCATAGGTTAATGCTAATTCGGGTTTAGGTCTAACCAACTGCTCCTGATCTGGGAAATAATGATTCATAAAATAGAGCAAAAGATCCCGACCCTCTCGGTTGAAATGGGGATACATCGTTACTTTTCCGAACAAGTGTTTGACATCAGGATTAAGTAACACAACCGCTCCCAAACCGTCCCAAAGGTTATCGAGACTGAAAATACCCTTCCGATTATCTAAGCTCGGCTGATATTGAGGCTGAACAAATGACCTCCCAAGTTCTAAGGTGTACGGGATATATTCTTGAATGAATTTTTCTGAAAAATCAAACAAATGGGTGGTGGATAGATTCAACTCACCACTGTCCAAAACTGCATTTTTACATAAAATAACCCGATACCCAGCGACAATTTCTTCATCCTCTTGGTTCCAGGTAATTAATTGATCGTAACATCTTTCGCAAGTGTCATTTTCATCTAAATCAAGCTCCATTCCCGTTCCACCTCCTGCAGCGCGAAAAGTCAATTCACGAAGTCTTCCGATTTCACGAACTGTATTAGGAGCATTGTGATGATTGACCAAATAGACAAGGTTGTTTCCGTTATTGGTATATCGGAGAAAACGCTCAGGTGTCAACTCTTTTTTGATCAGTTCACGAGATACAGGCGGAATGATGTCTACGACCTTATGCATGCAAATTTCCTAAGTTATATACTTCTTCTTTGATGGACTCTGCCCAAGAAGCATCGAGTTTGGGTTGGTCAAATTGTCGATAGGATATGGGCTTTCCAATTCTGATTTCGATTTTTTTCTTTCGCTGTTGGTACATCTCATCCACTAGCCAAAACATTTCTAGATTTGCCTTAAGTCCTATCTTTTTTCTGAAGTTGGCAAGATTATAAAAAAACTCAGAATTCCTACCACCAATATGGCAAGGGATAATATCGAGCTGGTATTTTCTGGCTTTGGTAACAAAGCTTTTTTTCCATTCCAAATCTTTAATAATTCCGCTTTGCTTTCTTGAAACTAGACCTGCTGGAAAAATCAAAACCGCATGCCCATTGGAATAAGCCTCTTCGATTTTAAGATTGGCTTCCTTCGAATTTCTTCCGTGCTTATTGACAGGAACGAAGATCGGCTCAAAATTATCAAAGGTCATGAGGAGGTCATTCACGAGAAATCGGATGTCTGGCCGGATTTTTCCAACTGCATGGATAAAAGCAATCCCGTCCATTCCTCCTAAAGGATGATTAGAGGCCAAAATAACTCCGCCTGTTTTTGGAATATTTTCGCCTCCAATGAGCTTTACTTCAACTTCAAATTCATCAATAAGCGCATCGGCAAAAGACAATCCCTTTTTTTCCAAATGCTTTTCCAATACCTCATTAAGCCAAGCCTCATGAGTAACCCGCTTGATGTAATTCAATAAAAAACCTGGCATCCATTTCAAAAGCTTGGGATTCTTGCTGCCAATGGCTTTTTCGATATCGATAAATTTCTTTGACATAGGGTCAAATCTGTTCAGGATTGGGTGAAAATCCTTGGGTTTATTTTGCCGTGATTCGATAAAAGTACAAAAAATTAACCCAAGGAACTTTTCAAGTTTATCAACCATTTTTAGTGTCTTGATAACCAAGCAACTTGAATTTTTGTAGTAATAGAAAATTGCTCATCAAATGAATATTGTACTTACCGGAAGTACCTCAGGAATAGGTTGGGAAACACTCAAAGCCCTCATGCCCTTGGCAGATCGGGTATTTCTTCCCGTCAGAAACATTTCAAAAGCTGAAAAATTGACCCAGCACCTTTTTCAAAAAGAAAAAATTGTGTTGATCCCCATGGATCTCAGTTTGATGTCGGAAGTGAAAAAGGGTGCAATGGAGATTTTGGAACAGTGTAAGGAAATCCATATATTGATCAACAATGCCGGAGGAATTTTCCCTTCAGGAAAGAAGACTTCGGAAGGTTTAGATCTCACGTTTGCCACAAATCATCTTGGTCATTTTTTATTGACCCGAGAACTCATGCCTGCCTTGATTCGTGGACAGGCAAAAATCATCCATGTCAGTTCTATGGCTCATCAAATTGCCACTGATCCAAGTCAGGACTTAGGCCTTTTGAAAAGCAGTAATACTGGTTCTGCATACGGAAAAGCTAAATTGTATAATATTCTGTTTTCCAATGAATTAAAAAATAGATTTGCAAGCAAAGGAATAAGCTCTTATTCCTTACATCCGGGAGCTGTTCGAACTTCATTTGGATCCGAAACTTCCCTCTGGGCGAAGCTAATTATTGAGGTGAGCAAGGTGTTTTTTATCAGTCCAAAATCAGGTGCACAAACCAGCATTTTCCTTGCAACAACCCCAAAAAATCAATTGAAAAACGGGGGATATTACATTCGAAAAAAATCGAAGCCTACCAGTTCTTTGGCTAAAAATCAGAAACTCGCATCCGCACTTTGGGAATACAGCGAAGATGTGTTGAAAAATCTAGGGCTTATTTAACACTGTGTTTGTAAGCTCTAATGCTGGTCGCTAAGCCGGGAGAATTACCTATTTTTGCAGCAATGAATGAAACTATCCTATCTCTTTGTCCAGGACCATGGAGCGATTATGAACTAATCGACACCGGAGGATTTGAAAAACTAGAGCGTTTTGGCAAGTTTATCCTGAGTCGTCCCGAGCCACAAGCTATTTGGGATAAAAGTCTTCCAGAGTCCGAATGGCGGAAATTAGCGCATGCTCATTTTGCTAAAGAGAAAAATAACCCTGAAAAAGGTCACTGGCAGCAACTTAAATCCATGCCTCACAACTGGCAAATCGGCTATGAAAACGCAGAAGGGCTAAGCATAAAATTGAATCTTGCTCAGACATCTTTCAAGCACATCGGTCTTTTTCCAGAGCAAGCTGTCAATTGGGATTACCTCTATCGAAAATTGAAAGAATTCCCAGGTGCAAAACCAAAAGTGCTTAACCTTTTTGGGTATACAGGAGCTGCTAGTATTGCTGCAAGGGCAGCCGGAGCCGAGGTATCGCATCTCGATTCGGTCAAGCAAGTGGTGACTTGGACAAAACACAATATGGAATCGTCCAATTTGGATGGCATCCGCTGGATTGTGGATGATGCAATGAAATTTATCAAAAGGGAAGCCCGGCGAGGAAATAGTTATCAAGCCATCATTTTAGATCCCCCAGCTTATGGGCGAGGTCCTGAAGGAGAAAAGTGGATTCTGGAAGAGCAGATCAATGACATGCTCAAAACTTGCAAGGAAATCCTTGACCCTAAAAATCACCTTTTGCTCTTGAATATGTATTCGTTGAGCTTTTCCTCGATTATTGCTGCAAACTTGATCCAGTCCAATTTTGGACCGGTGAAAAATGCTGAGCATGGAGAATTGTATCTTCAGGAAAAACAAGGAAAAAAGCTTCCACTTGGTATTTTCTTCCGATTCTCAAGTTTTTGACCAAGAGTTAAAAATGAATAATCGACAGCTTTTTTTAGCCCATTTGGCACAAACCACTGATTTTCCACTGATGATTGAAGTGGAAAAGGCAGAGGGAATCCATCTGTTTGGACCAAATGGGGAAAAATACATCGATCTGATTTCCGGGATCGGGGTCAGCAATGTAGGACACCGACATCCGAAGGTATTGAATGCTATTCAAAACCAATTGGATAAATACCTCCACCTGATGGTTTATGGTGAATATGTGCAAACACCTCAAACCCTTTTGGCAAAAGCGCTCACGGATACTCTTCCCTCCCACTTGGACAATGTCTATTTGGTCAATAGCGGTTCAGAAGCTGTGGAAGGTGCCCTAAAACTAGCTAAGCGATACACCAATCGTAGAGAAATTATTTCCTGTGTAAATGCCTATCATGGAAGTAGCCATGGTTCACTTAGTGTTGGTGGAAACGAGGTTTTCAAGCGCGCTTACCGTCCACTACTTCCAGGGATTTCCCACATTTTTTATGGAAGCTTCTCTGATTTGGAAAAAATCACCGAGCAAACCGCAGCCGTAATTATCGAGACTATTCAAGGGGAAGCAGGAATTCGCGTTGCTTGTAAGGAATACTTTCAAGCCTTAAGACAGAAGTGTACTCAAACCGGGACACTTTTGATTTTGGATGAAATTCAAGCTGGATTTGGTCGTACTGGGAAAATGTGGGCTTTCG
Above is a window of Algoriphagus sanaruensis DNA encoding:
- a CDS encoding GNAT family N-acetyltransferase; the protein is MHKVVDIIPPVSRELIKKELTPERFLRYTNNGNNLVYLVNHHNAPNTVREIGRLRELTFRAAGGGTGMELDLDENDTCERCYDQLITWNQEDEEIVAGYRVILCKNAVLDSGELNLSTTHLFDFSEKFIQEYIPYTLELGRSFVQPQYQPSLDNRKGIFSLDNLWDGLGAVVLLNPDVKHLFGKVTMYPHFNREGRDLLLYFMNHYFPDQEQLVRPKPELALTYETDILSKPNPFENLDYKEGYKLLNGKIRSLGENIPPLINTYMNLSPTMKTFGTALNDEFGEVEETGIMITLADIYESKKHRHMDTFDRDRVYGSR
- a CDS encoding 1-acyl-sn-glycerol-3-phosphate acyltransferase, with product MSKKFIDIEKAIGSKNPKLLKWMPGFLLNYIKRVTHEAWLNEVLEKHLEKKGLSFADALIDEFEVEVKLIGGENIPKTGGVILASNHPLGGMDGIAFIHAVGKIRPDIRFLVNDLLMTFDNFEPIFVPVNKHGRNSKEANLKIEEAYSNGHAVLIFPAGLVSRKQSGIIKDLEWKKSFVTKARKYQLDIIPCHIGGRNSEFFYNLANFRKKIGLKANLEMFWLVDEMYQQRKKKIEIRIGKPISYRQFDQPKLDASWAESIKEEVYNLGNLHA
- a CDS encoding aspartate aminotransferase family protein, coding for MNNRQLFLAHLAQTTDFPLMIEVEKAEGIHLFGPNGEKYIDLISGIGVSNVGHRHPKVLNAIQNQLDKYLHLMVYGEYVQTPQTLLAKALTDTLPSHLDNVYLVNSGSEAVEGALKLAKRYTNRREIISCVNAYHGSSHGSLSVGGNEVFKRAYRPLLPGISHIFYGSFSDLEKITEQTAAVIIETIQGEAGIRVACKEYFQALRQKCTQTGTLLILDEIQAGFGRTGKMWAFEHFDIIPDILVCAKGMGGGMPIGAFIANKEVMGVFKNNPLLGHITTFGGHPVSASASLATVQILHEENLIEQVEPKANLFKSLLVHPKIKAIRNKGLMMAVEFESFEVLKKIIDRAIELGVITDWFLFCDDSMRIAPPLIITESEIRQACSTILQAIEES
- a CDS encoding SDR family NAD(P)-dependent oxidoreductase, translated to MNIVLTGSTSGIGWETLKALMPLADRVFLPVRNISKAEKLTQHLFQKEKIVLIPMDLSLMSEVKKGAMEILEQCKEIHILINNAGGIFPSGKKTSEGLDLTFATNHLGHFLLTRELMPALIRGQAKIIHVSSMAHQIATDPSQDLGLLKSSNTGSAYGKAKLYNILFSNELKNRFASKGISSYSLHPGAVRTSFGSETSLWAKLIIEVSKVFFISPKSGAQTSIFLATTPKNQLKNGGYYIRKKSKPTSSLAKNQKLASALWEYSEDVLKNLGLI
- a CDS encoding class I SAM-dependent methyltransferase produces the protein MNETILSLCPGPWSDYELIDTGGFEKLERFGKFILSRPEPQAIWDKSLPESEWRKLAHAHFAKEKNNPEKGHWQQLKSMPHNWQIGYENAEGLSIKLNLAQTSFKHIGLFPEQAVNWDYLYRKLKEFPGAKPKVLNLFGYTGAASIAARAAGAEVSHLDSVKQVVTWTKHNMESSNLDGIRWIVDDAMKFIKREARRGNSYQAIILDPPAYGRGPEGEKWILEEQINDMLKTCKEILDPKNHLLLLNMYSLSFSSIIAANLIQSNFGPVKNAEHGELYLQEKQGKKLPLGIFFRFSSF